From one Solanum stenotomum isolate F172 chromosome 12, ASM1918654v1, whole genome shotgun sequence genomic stretch:
- the LOC125849151 gene encoding LEAF RUST 10 DISEASE-RESISTANCE LOCUS RECEPTOR-LIKE PROTEIN KINASE-like 2.7: MSTSSHMAISVANNCISTLSIFIIFLLLQFLSITEAQSSICRNSCGDIPIQYPFGIDDGCGSPFYRHILVCTGGQLQLRTPSGRYPVRNLSYIDPHILVTDPLMWNCLDGDNFRPTRPFSLDTSTHFTLSSENDYLFFNCSESDVLVEPKPMFCERFPDQCDSTCDSSSYLCRHMPECPTALRSSSCCSYYPKATESLRLMLKHCASYTSVYWRNLGSTPAFDQAPEYGIRVDFDIPVTTRCLQCQDTVKGGGTCGFDIETQDFLCLCDKGNSTTYCNDRTSSHRRGVVVGTATAVSVAGAFGIGAGVWYLKKLRAKAPVTHGVQTNENRLF; the protein is encoded by the exons ATGTCAACATCTTCTCACATGGCCATTTCAGTAGCAAACAATTGTATATCAACTTTGTCCAtctttattattttccttttacttCAATTTCTGAGCATAACAGAAGCTCAATCAAGCATTTGTAGAAATTCGTGTGGCGATATCCCAATTCAGTATCCTTTTGGCATTGATGATGGCTGTGGAAGTCCATTTTATCGACACATTCTTGTATGCACTGGTGGTCAGCTTCAACTTAGAACCCCTTCTGGTAGATACCCTGTTAGAAATTTAAGTTATATCGATCCACATATTCTTGTGACCGACCCCTTAATGTGGAATTGTCTAGATGGTGACAATTTTCGACCTACCAGGCCTTTTAGTCTAGACACTAGCACACATTTCACATTGTCCTCTGAAAATGACTACTTGTTCTTTAATTGTAGTGAAAGTGATGTGTTAGTTGAGCCAAAACCAATGTTCTGCGAGCGTTTCCCTGATCAGTGTGATTCAACTTGTGATAGTTCGAGTTATCTTTGTAGGCACATGCCTGAATGTCCTACTGCTTTGAGGAGTAGCTCTTGTTGTTCTTACTATCCCAAAGCTACTGAATCTTTGAGGCTGATGTTGAAGCATTGTGCAAGCTATACTAGTGTGTATTGGAGGAATCTTGGTTCAACCCCCGCATTTGATCAGGCTCCTGAGTATGGGATTAGAGTTGATTTTGATATTCCAGTTACTACGCGATGCCTGCAGTGTCAAGATACTGTTAAGGGAGGAGGAACTTGTGGCTTTGATATAGAAACACAGGATTTCTTGTGCCTGTGTGACAAAGGGAACAGTACCACTTACTGTAATG ATCGTACGAGCTCTCACAGAAGAGGAGTCGTAGTAG GGACAGCAACTGCAGTTTCAGTTGCCGGGGCATTTGGAATAGGAGCTGGTGTATGGTACTTGAAGAAACTCAGAGCAAAAGCACCGGTAACGCATGGAGTTCAAACCAATGAGAATAGACTCTTCTGA
- the LOC125849150 gene encoding putative pectate lyase 17 — protein MAKSTNSLQILSWLLIICSFFTIVASKSSDEEETKSISYDPLPHKNGLLNVIDSCWRWKGDWSSNRKALADCAIGFGSSTIGGKYGDIYVVTDSSDDPINPKPGTLRYGAIQSEPLWIIFKRDMILTLKNELMVNSYKTIDGRGAKVEISNGPCITLDYVTNVIIHGISIHDCKPGKKGMVRSSPEHVGERLGSDGDAISVFTSSNVWIDHCYLARATDGLLDVIHASTAVTISNNYFTEHDKVMLLGHNDEYTADRNMKVTVVYNHFGRELVQRMPRVRHGYAHVANNYYDQWLMYAIGGSADPTIFSEGNYFIAPDKAYNKEVTKRETEDKGWKSWKWRSSNDMFMNGAYFLPSGYGSIAPKYTRGQLFIVAHGAFTPSLTSNAGPLQCVVNEPC, from the exons ATGGCAAAATCAACTAATTCCCTCCAAATACTTTCATGgcttctaattatttgttcttttttcacCATAGTAGCTAGTAAATCAAGTGATGAAGAGGAAACTAAATCAATAAGTTATGATCCTCTGCCTCACAAAAATGGCCTCCTCAATGTCATCGATTCGTGTTGGAGATGGAAAGGCGATTGGTCATCCAATCGTAAGGCTTTAGCGGATTGTGCAATAGGCTTTGGAAGTAGTACCATAGGCGGTAAATATGGTGACATTTATGTTGTCACTGACTCTTCTGATGACcctataaatcctaaaccaggCACACTTAGGTATGGTGCAATTCAGTCTGAGCCACTTTGGATCATTTTCAAAAGGGACATGATACTTACACTTAAAAATGAACTTATGGTGAATAGTTATAAGACTATAGATGGCAGAGGAGCAAAAGTGGAAATCTCTAATGGTCCATGTATCACATTGGACTATGTCACAAATGTTATTATTCATGGGATTAGTATCCATGATTGTAAGCCTGGTAAAAAGGGTATGGTTAGGAGTAGTCCTGAACATGTTGGTGAAAGATTAGGGTCTGATGGCGATGCTATAAGTGTGTTTACATCGTCGAATGTTTGGATTGATCATTGCTATCTTGCTCGTGCAACGGATGGTCTACTCGATGTTATTCATGCTTCAACTGCAGTAACCATTTCCAACAATTACTTCACTGAACATGACAAA GTTATGTTATTGGGACACAACGATGAATATACTGCGGACAGAAACATGAAAGTCACAGTAGTTTACAACCATTTTGGCCGTGAATTAGTTCAAAGAATGCCAAG GGTTAGGCATGGGTATGCTCATGTGGCCAACAATTATTATGATCAATGGTTAATGTATGCCATTGGTGGGAGTGCAGATCCAACAATATTCAGTGAAGGAAATTATTTCATTGCTCCTGACAAAGCTTACAACAAAGAG GTCACCAAGAGGGAGACTGAAGACAAAGGATGGAAAAGTTGGAAATGGAGGTCCTCCAATGATATGTTTATGAATGGAGCTTATTTTCTTCCATCTGGATATGGAAGTATTGCTCCAAAATACACGAGAGGACAATTGTTCATTGTTGCTCACGGAGCATTTACTCCCTCTTTAACTTCCAATGCTGGTCCTCTTCAATGTGTTGTCAATGAACCTTGCTAA
- the LOC125848433 gene encoding putative pectate lyase 2, with the protein MSSLALVLTLLFLGISTLQAEYYAPSKNYAPSTTKKTMNVIDSCWRAKSNWAKNRYALADCAVGYGKAAIGGKNGAIYVVTNPSDDPVNPKPGTLRYGAIQSKPLWIIFNKDMVITLKNELMINSYKTIDGRGAEVEIAYGPCITIQHVSHVIIHGISIHDCKPGKKGIVRDSPVHAGHRNGADGDGIDIFQSTHVWIDHCYLARCTDGLIDVIHASTGVTISNNYFTQHDKVMLFGHNDNNIEDKVMKVTVAFNYFGPGLIERMPRVRLGYAHVANNRYEKWLMYAIGGSANPTIFSEGNYFLASKSTQVTKRESKNGWQNWKWRSSKDKFLNGAYFIPSGYGTTNPYYSKAQSFPVADGSMVPSLTADAGPLHCTSYKC; encoded by the exons ATGTCTTCTTTAGCACTTGTACttactcttctttttttgggtATCTCAACTTTACAAGCCGAATACTATGCACCAAGTAAAAACTATGCACCTTCTACTACTAAAAAAACTATGAACGTGATCGATTCATGTTggcgtgccaagtcaaactggGCCAAGAATCGCTATGCATTAGCCGATTGTGCTGTCGGCTACGGCAAAGCAGCTATCGGTGGGAAAAACGGTGCGATATACGTCGTTACTAATCCGTCCGACGACCCGGTTAACCCTAAACCGGGTACACTAAGATATGGTGCAATCCAATCTAAACCACTATGGATTATTTTCAACAAGGATATGGTTATAACGTTAAAGAATGAACTTATGATCAATAGTTACAAGACTATTGATGGAAGGGGTGCAGAAGTTGAAATTGCATATGGACCTTGTATAACAATTCAACATGTTAGTCATGTGATTATACATGGGATAAGTATACATGATTGTAAGCCGGGGAAAAAAGGTATCGTCCGGGATAGTCCGGTGCATGCAGGCCATCGTAACGGCGCCGACGGAGACGGCATTGATATATTTCAATCGACTCATGTTTGGATCGACCATTGTTATCTTGCACGTTGTACCGATGGACTTATTGACGTTATTCATGCTTCTACTGGTGTTACCATTTCAAATAACTACTTCACTCAGCATGATAAA GTTATGTTATTTGGGCACAATGATAACAATATAGAAGATAAGGTTATGAAAGTCACAGTAGCCTTCAACTACTTTGGCCCTGGTTTAATTGAAAGAATGCCAAG AGTGAGGCTAGGTTATGCTCATGTGGCCAACAATCGTTACGAAAAATGGTTGATGTATGCTATTGGTGGAAGTGCTAATCCAACCATCTTTAGTGAAGGAAACTATTTCTTGGCATCTAAATCCACACAA GTTACAAAAAGGGAATCTAAGAATGGATGGCAAAATTGGAAGTGGAGGTCTTCAAAGGATAAATTCTTGAATGGAGCCTATTTTATACCATCTGGTTATGGGACTACTAATCCATATTATTCAAAGGCTCAATCATTTCCTGTGGCTGATGGATCTATGGTTCCTTCTTTAACTGCTGATGCTGGACCTTTGCATTGTACTTCTTATAAATgttaa
- the LOC125846430 gene encoding uncharacterized protein LOC125846430 isoform X1 — translation MSPILFQMNNLEKSVDEETTKGEKKDSSSAVLETEPSDSGMAAASATDGVAATALRSVIQRIEHAAERCGRRSDQVRLVAVSKTKPVSLVKQVYDAGHRCFGENYVKELIEKAPQLPDDIEWHFIGNLQSNKVKPLLTGVPNLAMVETVDDEKIANQLDRVAGNIGRKPLKVFIQVNTSGEETKSGVEPDGCLELVKLVTSNCPNLEFCGLMTIGMPDYTSTPENFKTLARCRSEVCEALGISEDQCDLSMGMSGDFELAVEMGSTNVRVGSTIFGAREYPTKQSN, via the exons ATGTCCCCAATATTATTCCAAATGAACAATTTAGAAAAATCAGTGGACGAGGAGACAACAAAAGGCGAGAAAAAAGATTCATCAAGTGCAGTGCTGGAGACGGAACCGTCAGATTCAGGAATGGCTGCTGCTTCCGCCACGGATGGTGTCGCTGCGACGGCACTACGGTCGGTAATTCAGCGGATTGAACACGCGGCTGAACGATGTGGCCGCAGATCGGACCAAGTAAGGCTGGTGGCTGTAAGCAAAACTAAGCCAGTATCTCTCGTCAAACAAGTTTACGACGCCGGTCACCGTTGCTTCGGTGAAAATTACGTCAAAGAGCTCATCGAGAAAGCTCCTCAG CTTCCAGATGATATAGAGTGGCATTTCATAGGGAATTTGCAGAGCAATAAAGTGAAGCCACTTTTAA CTGGAGTGCCAAATCTTGCTATGGTGGAGACTGTAGATGATGAAAAG ATTGCAAATCAGCTTGACCGCGTGGCTGGGAACATTGGAAGAAAGCCATTGAAAGTTTTTATCCAAGTTAATACAAGTGGGGAAGAAA CTAAATCTGGTGTTGAACCAGATGGGTGTCTGGAACTGGTGAAACTTGTTACTTCAAACTGCCCTAATCTTGAATTCTGTGGCCTGATGACTATTGGAATGCCAGATTATACGTCGACTCCTGAGAACTTTAAG ACTTTAGCAAGATGTAGAAGTGAGGTTTGCGAGGCACTTGGAATATCTGAAGATCAATGTGATCTGTCAATGGGAATGTCAGGCGACTTTGAACTTGCT GTTGAGATGGGCAGTACAAATGTTCGAGTTGGATCTACTATATTTGGTGCAAGGGAATATCCAACAAAGCAGTCGAACTAG
- the LOC125846430 gene encoding uncharacterized protein LOC125846430 isoform X2 encodes MSPILFQMNNLEKSVDEETTKGEKKDSSSAVLETEPSDSGMAAASATDGVAATALRSVIQRIEHAAERCGRRSDQVRLVAVSKTKPVSLVKQVYDAGHRCFGENYVKELIEKAPQLPDDIEWHFIGNLQSNKVKPLLTGVPNLAMVETVDDEKIANQLDRVAGNIGRKPLKVFIQVNTSGEETKSGVEPDGCLELVKLVTSNCPNLEFCGLMTIGMPDYTSTPENFKVEMGSTNVRVGSTIFGAREYPTKQSN; translated from the exons ATGTCCCCAATATTATTCCAAATGAACAATTTAGAAAAATCAGTGGACGAGGAGACAACAAAAGGCGAGAAAAAAGATTCATCAAGTGCAGTGCTGGAGACGGAACCGTCAGATTCAGGAATGGCTGCTGCTTCCGCCACGGATGGTGTCGCTGCGACGGCACTACGGTCGGTAATTCAGCGGATTGAACACGCGGCTGAACGATGTGGCCGCAGATCGGACCAAGTAAGGCTGGTGGCTGTAAGCAAAACTAAGCCAGTATCTCTCGTCAAACAAGTTTACGACGCCGGTCACCGTTGCTTCGGTGAAAATTACGTCAAAGAGCTCATCGAGAAAGCTCCTCAG CTTCCAGATGATATAGAGTGGCATTTCATAGGGAATTTGCAGAGCAATAAAGTGAAGCCACTTTTAA CTGGAGTGCCAAATCTTGCTATGGTGGAGACTGTAGATGATGAAAAG ATTGCAAATCAGCTTGACCGCGTGGCTGGGAACATTGGAAGAAAGCCATTGAAAGTTTTTATCCAAGTTAATACAAGTGGGGAAGAAA CTAAATCTGGTGTTGAACCAGATGGGTGTCTGGAACTGGTGAAACTTGTTACTTCAAACTGCCCTAATCTTGAATTCTGTGGCCTGATGACTATTGGAATGCCAGATTATACGTCGACTCCTGAGAACTTTAAG GTTGAGATGGGCAGTACAAATGTTCGAGTTGGATCTACTATATTTGGTGCAAGGGAATATCCAACAAAGCAGTCGAACTAG
- the LOC125846419 gene encoding pentatricopeptide repeat-containing protein At4g04370 → MHKLKLNILFHPLKQPPFRHSAAAAATTKSFNATLQRLSSEGFHHHALLTYNSMLKSSVPPDPFTFPTLLKACISLNLLRHGLLLHQHVVVNGFSSDSYIGSSLISFYSSFGITEGAQKVFDTMPERNIVPWTTVIGCYARTGDFEHAFYLYNSMLHEGIKPTSVTLLTLLSGVSESIHVECLHTCIVKYGFMGHIALLNSMLNVYGKCGRIEYARKLFEWMDEKDIVSWNSLVSGCALVGNTEELLTLMYRMRSENSWPDHQTYGALVSAIAKDGSAEFGKVVHGQIVAAGFELDVHLQTSLMFMYLKCRNMDYTFKIFERAKDKDVVLWTTIISGLVQNERADRALEVFQSMLCSRIEPSTTTIASALAACAQLGSLKVGTSIHGYMLRQRMAIDTPAQNSLITMYSKCGYLKQALIVFHMIKNRDVVSWNAIVAGNAQNGHLSMALHLFNEMRIAHQRPDSVTVVCLLQICASIGAYQQGKWIHNLVVRSYLEPCVKIGTALVDMYCKCGDLDSAKKCFARVIERDLILWSTIISGYGSHGKGETALALYMELVQSGLTPNSIIFLSVLYACSHNGLVDHGLNLFDTMARDFKIEPELEHCACIVDLLCRAGRVKDAYNFYKMKFPEPMANALGIILDACKTKTLEELRDVVAKEISELDHEDAGRYVQLAHSYASMAQWEGVGKTWVQMRELGLKKLPGWSFIDLHGVITTFFMGQTSHPQQEDIMLVLKNLSEEISERVIMSNTEDIS, encoded by the coding sequence ATGCATAAGCTCAAACTCAACATCCTCTTCCACCCTTTAAAACAGCCGCCATTTCGCCACTCCGCCGCTGCTGCCGCCACCACCAAGTCCTTCAACGCCACCCTCCAGCGCCTTTCCTCAGAAGGTTTCCACCATCATGCTTTACTCACATACAACTCCATGCTCAAGTCCTCTGTACCTCCTGACCCTTTCACTTTCCCCACTCTCCTCAAAGCCTGCATTTCTCTTAACCTCCTCCGGCACGGTCTTTTGCTACACCAACACGTGGTCGTTAATGGATTTTCTTCTGATTCTTATATTGGATCATCCTTAATCAGTTTTTATTCCTCTTTTGGGATTACAGAGGGTGCACAGAAAGTGTTTGATACAATGCCTGAGAGGAACATTGTCCCGTGGACGACTGTTATTGGGTGTTATGCACGAACTGGTGATTTTGAGCATGCCTTTTACCTGTACAATTCTATGTTACATGAAGGAATAAAACCGACTTCTGTTACCTTGTTGACTCTGCTTTCTGGAGTATCAGAGAGCATTCATGTGGAGTGTTTGCATACTTGTATAGTAAAATATGGTTTTATGGGTCACATTGCTTTGTTGAATTCTATGTTGAATGTGTACGGTAAATGTGGCAGAATTGAGTATGCTAGGAAATTATTTGAGTGGATGGATGAAAAAGATATTGTTTCTTGGAATTCTTTGGTTTCAGGGTGTGCTTTAGTGGGGAACACAGAAGAATTATTGACGCTTATGTACAGGATGAGGTCAGAAAATTCATGGCCTGATCATCAAACATATGGGGCGTTGGTTTCCGCAATTGCAAAAGATGGTAGTGCTGAATTTGGAAAAGTGGTGCATGGACAGATAGTTGCTGCTGGATTTGAATTAGATGTTCATCTTCAGACATCacttatgtttatgtatttaAAATGTAGGAACATGGATTATACGTTTAAGATTTTTGAGCGAGCAAAAGATAAAGATGTTGTTTTGTGGACAACTATTATCTCAGGACTTGTTCAGAATGAACGTGCAGATAGAGCACTTGAAGTGTTTCAAAGCATGTTGTGTAGTAGAATTGAACCTTCTACAACTACCATAGCAAGTGCACTTGCAGCTTGTGCTCAATTAGGTTCATTGAAAGTAGGAACTTCTATACATGGCTATATGTTGAGGCAAAGAATGGCCATTGACACTCCTGCCCAAAATTCTCTTATCACTATGTATTCAAAATGTGGCTATTTGAAGCAAGCTCTTATTGTTTTTCATATGATAAAAAACAGAGATGTGGTCTCCTGGAATGCAATTGTTGCAGGGAATGCCCAGAATGGGCATTTATCAATGGCCTTGCATTTGTTTAATGAAATGAGGATAGCCCATCAAAGACCTGATTCAGTAACAGTGGTTTGCCTTCTTCAAATTTGTGCCTCAATTGGAGCATATCAGCAAGGGAAGTGGATCCACAATCTTGTTGTAAGGAGCTATCTTGAACCTTGCGTTAAGATAGGTACAGCTTTGGTTGATATGTACTGCAAATGTGGTGACTTAGACAGTGCGAAGAAGTGTTTTGCCAGGGTCATAGAACGTGATCTCATtttatggagcacaattatttCTGGATATGGCAGTCATGGCAAAGGGGAGACTGCCCTGGCATTGTATATGGAGCTTGTGCAAAGTGGTCTTACACCAAACAGTATTATTTTCTTATCTGTTCTTTATGCATGTAGTCATAATGGACTTGTGGACCATGGTTTGAACTTGTTTGATACTATGGCAAGGGATTTTAAGATTGAACCTGAACTCGAACATTGTGCATGTATAGTTGACCTACTTTGTCGAGCCGGTAGGGTGAAAGATGCATACAACTTCTATAAGATGAAATTTCCAGAACCAATGGCCAATGCTTTGGGTATAATTCTTGATGCTTGCAAAACAAAAACCCTGGAAGAACTTAGGGATGTCGTTGCCAAAGAAATCTCAGAGTTAGATCATGAGGACGCTGGAAGGTATGTGCAATTGGCTCATAGTTATGCTTCAATGGCCCAGTGGGAGGGCGTTGGTAAGACCTGGGTCCAGATGAGAGAACTTGGGCTCAAAAAGCTTCCTGGTTGGAGTTTTATTGACTTACATGGAGTAATAACAACTTTTTTTATGGGCCAAACCTCTCATCCTCAGCAGGAAGATATAATGTTGGTTCTGAAGAATTTAAGTGAGGAGATAAGTGAAAGGGTAATCATGTCAAACACAGAGGATATATCATAA
- the LOC125846435 gene encoding uncharacterized protein LOC125846435 has translation MNKHGRSRWSGKQVMFGVLIMGLCITAYHVVGPPLYWHFSQSISSTHYSCPSCPCDCSNDKQIHSFPQGLNVSTFTDCMEHDLGVSEEEERNFTALLTEELKQMEGETVENQRRADMQLLEAKKMVSQYQKEADKCTSGMGTCEEAREKAEIALEAQRQITSMWELRARHQGWKQELV, from the exons atgaataaacatGGAAGAAGCAGATGGAGTGGGAAGCAGGTGATGTTTGGGGTGTTAATTATGGGGTTGTGCATTACTGCTTATCATGTAGTTGGTCCACCCCTCTATTGGCATTTCTCTCAATCTATTTCATCCACTCATTATTCTTGCCCTTCTTGTCCTTGTGATTGCTCTAATGATAAACAAATTCACTCTTTTCCACAAG GTTTGAATGTGAGTACTTTTACAG ATTGCATGGAACATGATCTGGGGGTGAGTGAGGAGGAGGAGAGAAACTTCACAGCTCTTTTGACAGAGGAATTAAAGCAAATGGAAGGTGAAACAGTGGAAAACCAGAGAAGAGCAGACATGCAACTGCTTGAGGCAAAAAAGATGGTGTCCCAATATCAAAAGGAGGCAGACAAATGTACATCAGGTATGGGAACTTGTGAAGAAGCTAGAGAGAAGGCTGAAATTGCTTTAGAAGCACAGAGACAAATCACTTCTATGTGGGAGCTCAGAGCGCGCCATCAAGGATGGAAACAGGAACTTGTTTGA